The genomic window TGCTCGTCGACGAGCGCGACGGCTCCATCTACGGCGCCGTCCTCGAGTGGGACCACCAGGCCGCGCTGTCCGACTACATCCCATTCCGCCCCACCCGTGCGCCGGCAGCCGTCGTGGCGCTGCGCGGTACGCTGCTCCGTGCGCCCACGTTCCGCCGCGACGTGGTGGACGACCTCCGGTTCCTGGCCTGGGACAGCCTCAAGGGCTCCGTCCGCTTCGCCGGCGCGCTGGCGGCGCTGCGGGACGCCGCGCGCAGGTTTGGCGTCGGCAACGTTTGCGTGGGCGGGCACTCGCTGGGAGCCGGGTTCGCGCTGCAGGTGGGCAAGGCGCTGGCCAAGGAGCGCGTCTTCGTGGAGTGCCACGTGTTTAACCCGCCGTCCGTGTCGCTGGCCATGAGCCTCAGGGGGTTCGTCGAGACGGCCGGCGAGCTGTGGGGCCGTGCGCGCGCGTGGATCCCATACGTGGGTTCCCAGCCGGCGGTGgacacgagcggcggcgacggccacaGTGAAAGTGAGGCGAGGGCGTCGCTGGCGCAGTCGGGGATGGGAAGGTGGCTGCCGTACCTGTACATCAACACGAACGAC from Triticum aestivum cultivar Chinese Spring chromosome 3B, IWGSC CS RefSeq v2.1, whole genome shotgun sequence includes these protein-coding regions:
- the LOC123065508 gene encoding GDSL esterase/lipase At4g10955, whose protein sequence is MAKAMPDQKSGDAATAAANPLEFHVYGPRNLSSISWKDLLSSSWKNSNYRRMVIACFIQGAYLLELDRQEKRDERTGLAPQWWRPFKYRLAQVLVDERDGSIYGAVLEWDHQAALSDYIPFRPTRAPAAVVALRGTLLRAPTFRRDVVDDLRFLAWDSLKGSVRFAGALAALRDAARRFGVGNVCVGGHSLGAGFALQVGKALAKERVFVECHVFNPPSVSLAMSLRGFVETAGELWGRARAWIPYVGSQPAVDTSGGDGHSESEARASLAQSGMGRWLPYLYINTNDYICCHYSDAAGGTATVAVDSGGGNGGGKAGVATMLVVSKGPSKFLAAHGLEQWWADDVELQVALNHSKLIDRQLRSLYAAPPAALRARS